The following proteins are encoded in a genomic region of Catharus ustulatus isolate bCatUst1 chromosome 4, bCatUst1.pri.v2, whole genome shotgun sequence:
- the LOC116995172 gene encoding MLV-related proviral Env polyprotein-like, whose product MVNLAVSSNLTGERGRRVKGGDKESHIETTKKMSTTYDDRRLGNNRVKGTRKRVCFVHITCTRHHLILIMHLIIVMKLIKGVESSHEPFKWSLIKWEDSRVVRTVITAGSPSFQVSLTELVTFRYRMTANKYKAVYMCPAFNPGKPYCNYPGYNFCAYWGCETLALGFHPGGPPDQYLKIGRGPHGCKPPRYNYSWGIKGGDHTWCQFIHLNVTRPDDPVWIIGKTWGLMALQPGTDQGVMILIKKEPIPHDPEPVGPNPVIGEGGQRNIVNTSTPNTSALRENATETKNETKNWPEKNQPVQEYNTLWKVMQATFKVLNDTYPNITKECWLCYMVKPPFYEAIGSTAEHRWVNGTNPRECLWRKEQDNTPGISLAQVRGKGRCVGNIPKDKNHLCKSQMVIPIPDPKKPAQWLLPAVNTKWVCNTLGVTPCLAVNSFDITSEYCIQVLILPRIAYHSKDYVHEQHITSKNHLTKREPFTALTVAVLLSVGGAGVGTGVASLVNQQQGMKDLRISVDEDLQKINTAINGLVKSVRSLSEVVLQNRRGLDLLFLQQGGLCVALREECCTYVDHTGVAVDAMAELKKQIEQRKREREAQQSWYESWFNHSPWFTTLLSSLAGPLILFVLTLTFGPCIFNKLINIVKRRLEAAHLMLIRAKYEPLNKVEMEDYLELSRKELVRYSEQKE is encoded by the coding sequence ATGGTAAACCTCGCAGTTAGCAGCAACCTAACTGGCGAGCGAGGCAGAAGGGTAAAAGGTGGGGATAAGGAATCTCACATAGAAACAACCAAAAAGATGTCTACAACCTATGATGACCGGAGGCTTGGAAATAATAGGGTAAAAGGGACTAGAAAAAGAGTTTGCTTTGTCCACATCACTTGCACTAGACATCACCTGATTCTAATAATGCATTTAATAATAGTGATGAAATTGATAAAGGGAGTAGAAAGTAGTCATGAACCTTTTAAATGGTCTTTGATAAAATGGGAAGATTCAAGGGTGGTTAGAACAGTCATAACAGCAGGGTCTCCATCGTTCCAAGTCAGCCTTACAGAATTAGTAACCTTCAGGTACAGGATGACAGCAAACAAGTACAAGGCCGTCTATATGTGCCCAGCCTTTAACCCAGGGAAACCTTATTGCAATTACCCTGGTTACAACTTCTGTGCATATTGGGGTTGTGAAACATTAGCCCTTGGTTTTCATCCAGGCGGCCCGCCCGATCAGTACTTAAAGATAGGGAGAGGTCCTCACGGATGCAAACCTCCTCGGTACAATTATTCATGGGGCATAAAGGGAGGTGACCATACATGGTGTCAATTTATACACCTGAATGTCACAAGGCCAGACGATCCAGTATGGATAATAGGAAAGACCTGGGGATTAATGGCATTGCAGCCAGGCACAGATCAAGGAGTAATGATTCTAATAAAGAAAGAACCAATACCACATGACCCGGAACCGGTAGGACCTAATCCGGTAATAGGAGAGGGAGGTCAAAGAAACATTGTAAACACCTCGACTCCAAACACCTCAGCCTTGAGAGAAAATGCTACAGAAACCAAGAATGAAACCAAAAACTGGCCAGAGAAAAATCAGCCTGTCCAAGAATATAATACACTTTGGAAAGTAATGCAAGCCACCTTTAAGGTGCTAAATGATACATACCCCAATATAACGAAAGAATGTTGGCTATGTTACATGGTAAAACCACCCTTTTATGAAGCCATAGGATCTACTGCCGAACACAGGTGGGTAAATGGAACAAACCCCAGAGAGTGTCTATGGAGAAAGGAACAAGACAATACCCCTGGGATATCTCTAGCTCAAGTGAGGGGTAAAGGGAGGTGTGTAGGGAACATCCCTAAAGACAAGAATCATCTATGCAAAAGCCAGATGGTAATACCTATACCAGATCCAAAGAAGCCAGCTCAATGGCTCCTCCCTGCCGTAAATACTAAGTGGGTGTGTAACACCTTGGGAGTCACACCGTGTCTAGCAGTTAATAGTTTCGATATTACCTCAGAATATTGTATTCAAGTTCTAATCCTCCCTCGAATAGCATATCATTCTAAAGATTACGTCCATGAACAACATATCACCTCTAAGAATCATTTAACAAAAAGGGAACCATTTACAGCCCTCACCGTGGCAGTTTTACTTAGTGTAGGAGGTGCCGGAGTAGGAACAGGTGTTGCGTCCTTAGTTAATCAACAGCAAGGGATGAAAGATTTGAGAATTTCTGTAGATGaagatttgcagaaaataaatacagctatAAACGGATTAGTAAAATCAGTAAGATCCTTATCAGAAGTAGTACTACAAAACCGTAGGGGGTTAGATCTTTTGTTCCTACAACAAGGGGGGCTATGCGTAGCCTTAAGAGAAGAGTGCTGTACTTACGTAGATCATACTGGCGTAGCAGTAGATGCCATGGCAGAGCTAAAGAAACAAATTGAACAAAGAAAGAGAGAACGAGAGGCACAACAAAGTTGGTATGAATCCTGGTTCAATCACTCTCCTTGGTTTACAACCCTTCTGTCTAGCTTAGCAGGACCACTAATACTGTTTGTTTTAACATTGACCTTTGGACCTTGTATCTTTAACAAACTTATCAATATAGTCAAGAGAAGATTAGAGGCTGCTCATTTAATGCTTATTAGGGCAAAGTATGAGCCGTTAAATAAGGTAGAAATGGAAGATTATTTAGAACTCAGCAGAAAAGAACTAGTAAGATACAGTGaacaaaaagagtaa